CAATAAGTTTACTGTATTTCACCAGTTCAATATTTTTATCGAGCTTATTTAACTGTGTTAAAATAAGATCATGTACTTCTCCGCTGCAAACAGGCTGTTCATCGAGCAGTTGGTGATAAACCATACAAGCCGATTTTTCGTTCTCTTCGCAAAAAACCACCAATTCATATTCATTGCATCCTGGTTTTATTTTGGGAATGCCGCTCCACTGATGATAGATTTCTCCAACTACTTCAATTCGGCCGGCAGGGTCGGGGAGTCCCGAATGCAAACAGGTTCTTAACTCCAGCATAAACAACTGCGATTGCTGGCAAAGATCATTTACAAGCGCAAATAACCGCTGATCAGTTAACCATTTCTTTATCTGTGCGTACGCTGCTAATCGTTCATGATGAATGTGGATGAGATCATGAAGAGTGCTTTCTTTCTCCAATTGTGTTTCCATATACTGCTTTTTAAGATGTTGCCCGTAATTGCTTTCGAAATGCCACGGGTCTCAAGCAAACCCTTCTTCAATTTTATTCAAGTGGCTCAAAAAGTGTGTTATTTGTTTTCCTAAGAATTCCTGAGTAACAGAAATATTATTGTCAGTTATATACGCATAATTCGCATGGGATACAGAACATTTTGTAAAGATCAATGGCAAAATACATAATCAACAAAGTGGCGGTTTGATTGGGGAATTTGTTCCCCTTTCAATTTCAACCTCCACAATCACAAACTAATGAAGATTAAAAAAAGGAGTTCCGGCAAAACCGAAACTCCTGAAGTGTCAAAATTTGCCGAAGCCTTTTGAGGGGCATTGGTAAGCTGAACGTTATTACTCAGAATAAATCGAAAGATCTTTTCTGAGTTTCTAAAACTCAGTTTGAAACTTCAATGATAATGCTGAAAAAACTGTGCCATATACTTTAAAACAACAAACAAAAATGCCTGAAATAAAAACTAAGTGGCATGAAATTTCCATCGTCATTTTAAATCATGTGAGTAACACTAAAAAAAGATTGTATGAAACAAAAAATAATCGCATTGCTCCTGGGTTTTGCCATACTTATGTCCTGCAATATGGACGAGAATAAAGACAACGATGACAGCGTTGAAAAGGCAGATGCAGCAAATGAACAGTTGCACGACACATCCTTAACTGCAACCAGCCAGGTTGTTGATGAAAAAAGTACTGACTTTCTTGTGCGTGCTGCAAATTCATCAATGACCGAACTTGAGATGACCCGCATTGCCACACAGCAGGCATCGATGCATCAAGTAAAAGATTTTGCAACCCAATTGGGTAAGGAGCACAGCAATCTGAACGCCGAGATCAAGTCCCTGGCCGGCAAAAAGAATATCACCTTACCAACTGCAATTTCAACAGAAGCACAAAAAGATGTTGATGACCTTGCAAAAAAAGAAGACAAAAAAAATTTCGACAAATCATTTGTGAATGAAATGATCGATCGCCAGAAAGAATGTATTCGTTTGTATGAAGAGGCATCAAAAGATGCAACAGATATTGATGTAAAAACTTTTGCAAATAACTCATTGGTAAAGTTGCGTGTACGATTAGATTCAGCGCAGGCATTTAAGAAAAGACATTGGTAAAAGATAGCGGTAGACTTCTGTATCCTACATTTTTCTCATTCATCGTTTTAAAAGCAAATAACTCCAAAGGTTTAGATTATTTGTAACGCCACGACCGTAGAAATAATAATCATAAACATCCTGACTGGCCGTACCCTTACATCAGAAGAAAGCCAGGTATTTACCTGGCTTTTGTATTTGACTTAAAACTGTATTAAATGCACTTTTAAAAACGATCAAGGTCAAGCAACTGCCATTTCCTTTTTTTGTTGCCATGAGTAGGGTTGTTCCTGCTCGGCTTTTACATTTATAAAAGATTCGGCAATCATCGTTAATTCCTGATCCGTTTCTTCTTCTTCCTGCAGTGTTTTTTCAAGAACGTCTGCAGCACGATCCAGATCCATTGTAAGTGCTAACTGAACAAGGCTTCCATATGTTGCGATCTCATAGTGTTCTATTTTCTGCGCTGCAACTATCAAGGCAGCATCTCTCGTGGCAGTTCCTTCTTTTGTTTCACTAATTATTGAACGTGCTTCGTTAATGAGCCCATCAATAGCTTCACACTTTTTAGTGCCTGCTGTTGCGCCGATAATCTTGAACACTCTCTCCAGACGTTTCATATGCCGTTCAGTCTGTTTCAGATGATGCTCAAATGCATCTTCCAATTCTTCGGTTGTTGTCGCTTTCTGCATTTCCCCCAAAGCCTTTACCAATTGTTGTTCGGCATAATACATATCCTTTAACTGATTGATAAAAAACTTCTCGAGGTAGGGCGTACCAGACGCCTCTTCTGTTGCAGCAGCGTTCTTTGTTGTTGTTGACATTCTTAAAAGAATTTAGACTTGAAATGATAAGTGAAATGAACGTACTACTACCAATTTCCTTGGTCGTTACGCCTGTTTGAAGAGCCGTAACCACTTCTGCCCGTGTTTTGTGAACGGTTACTGCGGCGTTCATTTTGTCCTGAACTACCATAGTCACTCATGTTGCCCCAACCACCAGACTGTGAAGAATATCCATGTGAACTCCTGCCTCTGTCAGAATACTGATTGCCCCGATCTTGACGGAAACCACCTGATCCCTGTTGGTAAGGATCGTTGCTTACACCACGATAAGATCTGCCTTGTGAAGAACCGGAACCGGAACGGTTGCCATAACTTGGGCGTTGAGGTTGACCAGAATTGCCTGTACGATAATAACCACTTTCATCGCCTCCACGGTTTCGGCTTCCATAGTAGCCACCTTCGTTTTCTCCACGACCTTCACGACTTCTGCGGAATGATTGTTCATCTACATCTTCATCATCATTGTATTCGTTGTAACCGGTATCCTGGTAAGAGCGGCTGTCTTCAAAACGACCTCTGTTTCCATAACTACCAGTGTTCATAAAACGATCATCCATGTCATCATCATAGTAGGCATCATTGGTACTTTCAAATTCATCGTCATAATTGTCTTCTTGTCTGCCATAGCCCTGCCTGTTTGGACGATTGCTGTTGCTGCTTCGTTCTTCATTTCCATAAGAAGAACCGAATCCCCTGCGTGAATAATTTCTGTTTGTCATACTGTTTGTTTTAAAAGATGATAAAATCAGATTATCACGTTTTTGGAACAAACAATATGCCTGATGGTAATAAAAGAAAAGTGAGTAACTGAAACAGAAATTTTCCTATAATCAGTTACCCACTTTGGGAAATTATGTGTAAATATTTCCACCCTTAAGAAGATGATTGCAGATTGTGTAAATGCTTTAATTTATTGTAAAGAGTTTTACGATCGATCTTCAATATTTCAGCTGCTTTTTTCTTGTTAAAATTAACTTGTTGCAGAACCGCAAGTATCGTTTCAAATTCAGCTTTATTTACAGCCGATTTTAATTGATCAGTATCTACTGCGACTTCGGTTTTAGCAGATAGAAACCGATCTTTGAAAAGCAGATCAGATTTTTCCTGCAGTACGCCACTCATTTCTTCCGGCAACGAACATGCTTTGATCAACTGACCTTCAGGTGTAAGTAAAACAGCTCTTCGTATCGTATTTCTGCATTCTCTTAAATTGCCGGGCCAACTGTAATCAAGAAACATTTGTTTCACTTCATCTGTAAAACCAGTTATGTGCCTGTTTGTTTCTTCATTTGTTACCTGCAAAAAATATTCTGCTAACGGAATAATATCATCTCTGCGGTCACGAAGTGCCGGCAGATGAATAGGGAATTCATTAAGACGATGATATAGGTCT
The DNA window shown above is from Lacibacter sp. H375 and carries:
- a CDS encoding DUF4142 domain-containing protein; amino-acid sequence: MKQKIIALLLGFAILMSCNMDENKDNDDSVEKADAANEQLHDTSLTATSQVVDEKSTDFLVRAANSSMTELEMTRIATQQASMHQVKDFATQLGKEHSNLNAEIKSLAGKKNITLPTAISTEAQKDVDDLAKKEDKKNFDKSFVNEMIDRQKECIRLYEEASKDATDIDVKTFANNSLVKLRVRLDSAQAFKKRHW
- a CDS encoding YciE/YciF ferroxidase family protein; amino-acid sequence: MSTTTKNAAATEEASGTPYLEKFFINQLKDMYYAEQQLVKALGEMQKATTTEELEDAFEHHLKQTERHMKRLERVFKIIGATAGTKKCEAIDGLINEARSIISETKEGTATRDAALIVAAQKIEHYEIATYGSLVQLALTMDLDRAADVLEKTLQEEEETDQELTMIAESFINVKAEQEQPYSWQQKKEMAVA